Genomic window (Sphaeramia orbicularis chromosome 7, fSphaOr1.1, whole genome shotgun sequence):
agaCACGTTGGTTCAACTCCGGTTTTCAGCTCGTACGTGGAGTTTAGATCTGAAACAGGTTATTGTTCATCCACAGTttggatgtttgtgtttttcatttggACGAGGATCCATTAGTcggatattttattttaattaaactaACGTTGAATGTGAGGGTTTAGACAGAGGTGTTGAAGTCATGTTGGTTCaggttcacattcagaccaatatgatctaaagtaaaataataacagaataacctgtaaataatgacaaatacaaacttttatctgttttaggatgaaaaaagtaaaattacataaaggaAAACGTTTACGTCtataaattatcctttaaaaaaaacataagtaacatgaacaacctgaaatttattaacaaaaataagtagaattttaataatattgtacCTCAGTTTTTCatgtacacatgttcattataacgtacaaatacatttaataacaggctgaatattggtccaattacacccACTgctttaacacatttcaggttcgtgtttttttatgaaagtatagtttataaatgtaaactttttaatgtaattttactttttttacactaaaacaaagaaaatttggatttttttttggactgttttgataatatttcactggtctgatccactttagatcatattagtctgtatgtggaactgattcgaacacatttattgttaatatcttcagtgtaatttcataaattcatctcacgggtcggatcagaacctttggcggtccggttctgacccacgggccgtatgtttgacccccccaggTTAAGTCGTCCGTCTGGTTCCACCGCTGATCCTCTGATGTTCGTGTTTCCAGTTTTCGTCTGTAGTTTTTCTTCTGTGACTGAAGTGTTTTCTTCGTCAGCGTCTCCAGGAGGAAACAAACGCAAACACGTCGACGTGCGTCTGAATCCGTTTTCCTTCATGTGTGTTTTCCTCTGATCCGCCGCCGTCCACGCCGGGTCATCCAGTCGTTGGTGTTTGAGTGAACGTGGGTTCACTGTGGCGTTCACTGGTCGATGGGAATAAAAGATGAGATGGAGGCGGAGTCTGTGGTCacatgatgaggaggaggaggatgaaggctGTCAGTAGATGTCGGGCAGGTCCTGGTAGTTCCGGCTGAAGTATCCGCCGCTGTAGATCCAGTCCTGGGATCCGGTGAACGGGTTGGATCCCTGTTGGAACcacctggaaaaaaaacacaacacagtcagTCAGAACGAACGCACGACGCCGACGTCAGTGGATCCAGGTTTAGTTTCGAAAACATGACACACACGAACTGAGTCTGTTcacaataacagaaaaaacagacagatgACCGGTCAGTGAACGCATCACAGCATTAGGATGCTGAGTCTGGGTTGTACTGTTGTATTGGAtcattgtgttgttgttgttgtgtgattgtgttgttgttgttgttttgtggttatttgttgtgttgtttttagagctgaaacgattaatcgactaaggctaaagacgttcattttgtcttctgtttatgtaaatacagttttttcttttgttcagacaaggaatagtttttagtttttagatgttccctgcttgacagtttcgactgtgactccagtcttcctcagaagcgtcatccgacgtgttgctgacgtgtcatttatcagctggtcggctcgacggaccagtcagagcccgtcgagccgaccgtgcctcctccgccttgggtgggtcgagccgaccagctgataaacgacacgtcagcaacacgtcggatgacgcttctgaggaagactggagtcacagtcgaaactgtcaagcagggaacatctaaaaactaaaaactattccttgtctgaacaaaagaaaaaactgtatttgattaattgactaggtgcttgaagcgaatgcaaaaattcacgattcaattaattgactcgaattgattgaagggaaatattctattgcagttttcttgAATTGaaacttctttgtgcgtcacagtaagtgtccgtgtgaaacacaacagtggaaccaatgtttaacagcagagaaatgaaggaaaaaagctttgattcaggagaactgtcgttgaatgattttttttttttggatcactttgagtcgattactcgtttcagctctagttgtttttctgttgtgttgtgtgggtgtttgttgtgttgttttgttgatgtttatttgttgttgtgtttttctgttgtgttggtatttgttgtttgtgtattattattattgatgtttttgtatttctgtggGTGTTGTGTTGTTCTGtgggtgtttgttgtgttgtttgtttgtttgtttgttgtgttgtttgtgtacCTGGTGGACCACTCCTCTTCGTTcttcgctctctcttttcttgttgttctgtgggtgtttgttgtgttgtttgtttgtttgtttgttgtgttgtttgtgtacCTGGTGGACCACTCCTCTTCGTTCTTCGCTCTCTCTTTCCTGGCTGCTCGTTGTTTTTCCTCCAGTCGTTCTTTCTCTTTACTTGCTTCATctggaacacaaacacatcctGTTTATAAATAATCGTCTCCTCTCATTGGTTCAGACTGAACTCACTCATGTCTTTGGTTCTGGTTGTTGGACACTCGTCCACTAGGGGTCAGTGTTGTCCTGTTGGAGTCCCTGCTGTAAATTACCCATGTTGCCGTTCTCCATGGCTCTGATGTCGGGTCTGAAGCGACAGTCGGTCGGAGCGATGACGGCCTCTAGCCCCGCCTCCAACTCGTTAAGAGACATTGCAAAGTTGGTGAAGTTGTACATCTGTTAAAAAAACCATAAGATGAATAAAAACCAGTAAAGTGCAGTTATTTCACCTTGATGACCTGGTAGAAGATAAAACCTGATTAGAATCTTCTGTGATATTTAACTCattaacttttgaaccattaaatAAGAGTCAAACAGAGTAAACGTCCActaatgaacacaaacatgttcTGAGGTTGAACTTTATTtcaactaaaacacacacaacttTATGTTTCATCATCGCACTGTGGGTTCAACCTCGTTCAGAATCTACGAAACGGACCACAACGACTGGATAAAAAGAAGTCCACGGTTTCTCTGTCCTgggtctagttctggttctgtttgtggttctggttctggttctagttatagttctggttctagttctggttctgtttgtggttctagttctatttctggttctagttctgtttCTGGATCTAGTTCTatttctgtttgtggttctgggtctagttctggttctgtttgtggttctggttctattTCTGGTTCTCCTTACTGTGGCTGAGTGTGCGGGTCTGGACTCTATCCTCCAGAGCAGGGTACTTCCTGGTACGACCGACACCGTCTCCTGGACCTCAGGCATGTCGTCGGCCTCGTCGTTCTCTGCCCTGTCCAACTCCTCCTGGAAAGAAGACGGCAAACGGCCGTTAAAATAAACCATTAAACACAACGACTATTAAAATAAACCATTAATATAAACCGTTAAAAACAACCATGAAAATAAACCGTTAAAAAAAACCGACATTAAAAAATAACCATTAAAAACAGTTCAAATAAACCGTTAAAAACAGTTACAATAAATCGTTAAAATAAACCGTTAAAAGTTTTAGTTagcagtttagttttttttctgagACGATATTTGAAGAAATCGTTAACAAAGTCGCCGACAGAACCCGCCCCTGTCTGAATACTTGTGTGTGCTCACATGTTTGTTCTTCTTATTGTCTCCTTTCTTCTCAGACTTCTTATGGGCTTCGTAGGCCTGAGGGTCCACGCTCCACATGCACTCGGTCCATTTCCCATAGATCACACAGTGCTTCTTTTTActgaggaggaagacgaggatgAGAACCGTACAGAGGGTAAGAGTGGATAAAGTAGTTCCAGATGAACCACTGACCTCTTGTCCTGGATGTATCCTTCCACTTTATGCAGCTCTTTACCGAACATCCCACATGGTTTGAAGTTCAACACACACTTATCTCCAGTACTGacgacaaaacacacaaatacacaaacacacaaatacacaaccagTTAAAGTCTGTTTGGACACGTTACAGGTTTACACAGTTTACACCAGTCTGTCTTATCTgatagaaatgaaataaaataaaaccaaaacctTATAAACTCAAATCTACAATTAAATCTATGAAAGCTTTGaagttttttccatatttttctcATATAAATTCATCCGTATATGAACACCCTAAGCCAGgggggtccagtcctggtcctcgagggccggtatcctgcaagttctagatatttccctcttccagtccacctgacggttgttatcagtcttctgcagagctcgtCAACAGGCTGATCATGTGAATCAGGtgcgttggaagagggatacatgtaaagcatgcaggataccagccctcgaggaccaggattggacacccctgccctaagcctaaccctaaccctagacctacCCAGACCTCTCTAGACCTTCTcagaccccccctcccccaagaCTTCCTCAGACTTCCTCAGACCCTTGTAGATCTCTTAGGACCTCCTCAGACCCTCCCAGACCTCCtaaggacaccccccccccccccccccccagacctcCTCGGACTCCCTCAGACCCTCCCAGACCTCCTGGGACCCCCTCAGACCCCCGTCTGCAGTACCTGTGGTTGATGATCTCCACGGTGCCGTACTGTTCGATCCACAGTTTCCCCAGGATGATGTTGTGGACGCAGCAGTAGGGGTTACTCCACGTGTACGCCTCGTTGTACCTGTTCGACAGACGGACACGGGAATAAGACGGAGGGGACAAACCGTGGACATGTGACGTGGGCGTGGACGCGTGGACTCACTTGAGCAGCTCTAGTGTGATCGTCCCTTTAGGCTCCGCCTCCACGCTTTTACCCCAGAACTTGAGTTTGGGGTAAATGGAGCCGTGGAAGACGAAGTCCCCGACCAGGCTCTCGGCGTGGAAGGCACTGACAGGGGGATGATGGGAAACCTGCTCCGACACCAGCCGGAAGCCCTGCTCCTCCCTGAGGACGGAGGACATGGAGGACATGG
Coding sequences:
- the osbpl2b gene encoding oxysterol-binding protein-related protein 2b, translating into MSNEDEFYDAVTGLDSDESYEGVSEASFKDALVFDGSGQKNNGTVPQENGIKKHRTSLPAPMFSRNTISIWSILKKCIGLELSKITMPIVFNEPLSFLQRITEYMEHTYLINRACSMSDSIERMQAVAAFAVSAVASQWDRTGKPFNPLLGETYELTREEQGFRLVSEQVSHHPPVSAFHAESLVGDFVFHGSIYPKLKFWGKSVEAEPKGTITLELLKYNEAYTWSNPYCCVHNIILGKLWIEQYGTVEIINHSTGDKCVLNFKPCGMFGKELHKVEGYIQDKSKKKHCVIYGKWTECMWSVDPQAYEAHKKSEKKGDNKKNKHEELDRAENDEADDMPEVQETVSVVPGSTLLWRIESRPAHSATMYNFTNFAMSLNELEAGLEAVIAPTDCRFRPDIRAMENGNMDEASKEKERLEEKQRAARKERAKNEEEWSTRWFQQGSNPFTGSQDWIYSGGYFSRNYQDLPDIY